The following proteins are co-located in the Chlorogloeopsis sp. ULAP01 genome:
- the der gene encoding ribosome biogenesis GTPase Der, whose protein sequence is MKLPIVAIIGRPNVGKSTFVNRLAGEQSAIVHDEPGVTRDRTYLPSFWRDREFMVVDTGGLVFNDDTEFLPLIRQQAMAALKEASAAIFVVDGITGPTVADEEIAEWLRQQPVPVLLAVNKCESPEQGLIQAAEFWNLGLSEPYPISAIHGSGTGDLLDVLITYLPLTTEIPEVDEINVAIVGRPNVGKSSLLNALVGEQRAIVSPISGTTRDAIDTIIEHNEQTYRLIDTAGIRKKKNVEYGTEFFSINRAFKAIRRADVVLLVIDALDGVTEQDQKLASRIIEEGRACVLVVNKWDAVEKDSYTIYDYEKHLQERLHFSEWAETIFVSALTGQRVEKILELVTKSAEEHKRRVSTSVINEVLEEAVRWHSPPVSRSGKQGKVYYGTQVSTQPPTIALFVNDAKRFNDNYRRYIERQFRQQLGFKGTPIRFFWRSKKARDVESANVNRATRV, encoded by the coding sequence ATGAAACTTCCTATTGTTGCTATTATTGGTCGCCCAAATGTAGGTAAATCTACTTTTGTAAATCGCCTTGCTGGAGAGCAATCTGCGATTGTTCACGATGAACCAGGTGTGACGCGCGATCGCACTTATTTACCTTCCTTTTGGCGCGATCGCGAGTTTATGGTTGTGGATACTGGTGGTTTAGTATTTAATGATGACACCGAGTTTTTACCACTGATTCGCCAACAGGCGATGGCTGCGCTAAAAGAAGCCAGTGCTGCTATTTTTGTTGTAGATGGAATTACAGGGCCAACAGTAGCTGATGAAGAAATTGCGGAATGGTTGCGTCAACAACCTGTACCCGTGCTGTTGGCTGTCAATAAATGTGAATCTCCAGAACAAGGTTTAATTCAAGCTGCTGAATTTTGGAATTTGGGATTAAGTGAACCTTATCCTATTTCAGCCATTCATGGGAGTGGTACGGGTGATTTACTTGATGTATTAATTACGTATTTACCACTAACAACAGAAATTCCGGAAGTCGATGAAATTAACGTGGCAATTGTAGGACGCCCAAATGTCGGTAAATCTAGCTTATTGAATGCCTTAGTTGGGGAACAAAGAGCAATTGTCAGTCCAATTTCTGGTACTACGCGTGATGCTATTGATACCATAATTGAACACAATGAACAAACTTACCGTTTGATTGATACAGCAGGAATTCGCAAGAAGAAAAACGTTGAATACGGCACTGAATTCTTTAGTATCAACCGTGCCTTTAAAGCAATTCGCCGTGCTGATGTGGTTTTGTTGGTGATAGATGCCCTTGATGGTGTTACAGAGCAAGATCAAAAATTAGCTAGCAGGATTATCGAAGAAGGTAGAGCCTGTGTTCTTGTCGTCAACAAATGGGATGCAGTAGAAAAAGATTCTTACACGATTTACGATTACGAAAAACACCTGCAAGAACGGTTGCATTTTAGTGAATGGGCAGAAACCATATTTGTCAGCGCTTTGACTGGACAAAGGGTAGAAAAGATTTTGGAGTTAGTAACTAAATCTGCTGAAGAACACAAGCGTAGGGTAAGTACCTCAGTAATTAACGAAGTTTTGGAAGAAGCTGTTCGCTGGCATTCTCCGCCAGTTAGTCGTAGTGGAAAACAAGGCAAAGTTTATTATGGTACACAAGTAAGCACCCAACCACCGACGATCGCATTGTTTGTGAATGATGCTAAACGCTTTAACGACAATTACCGCCGCTACATTGAGCGACAATTCCGCCAACAATTAGGATTCAAGGGTACCCCTATTCGTTTTTTCTGGCGGAGTAAAAAAGCTCGTGATGTAGAAAGTGCTAATGTCAACAGAGCTACACGAGTGTAA
- a CDS encoding metallophosphoesterase: MRKSQRLRKARKLAFRFVRVSFLLGFCALLYACLIEPNWLEINSLHLNLPHLASEFNGYRIVQISDIHTDKWTTSKRLNRIFRLVNQQKPDLVVITGDLVSRNSQAFIPNLKAALAQLTPSDKTVAIFGNHDYEADPQAINQALKQTGITTLHNAVYTLRQGNAMLHIAGVEDVCLGKERLDLVLKQLPSNGAAILLAHEPDFADRSAVTGRFDLQLSGHSHAGQVRLPFLKPLILPNLAHKYYSGCYLVRNMLLYTNKGIGMTGLHLRFGSRPEITVLTLVATG; this comes from the coding sequence TTGAGAAAAAGTCAACGGCTAAGAAAAGCCCGCAAATTAGCCTTTAGATTTGTCAGAGTCTCTTTTTTGTTGGGCTTTTGTGCTTTGTTGTATGCTTGCTTAATTGAACCAAACTGGCTTGAAATTAATTCCTTGCATTTAAATTTACCACACCTAGCATCGGAATTTAATGGTTATCGAATTGTACAAATTAGTGATATTCACACAGACAAATGGACTACTTCAAAGCGTTTAAATCGAATTTTTCGCCTCGTTAACCAACAAAAACCAGATTTAGTGGTGATTACAGGAGACTTAGTCAGCCGTAATTCCCAAGCATTTATTCCCAATCTCAAGGCTGCTTTGGCACAACTTACACCTAGCGATAAAACAGTAGCAATATTCGGAAATCATGACTATGAAGCAGATCCACAAGCTATTAACCAAGCCCTAAAACAAACTGGTATAACCACACTTCATAATGCTGTTTATACCCTACGCCAGGGCAATGCCATGTTGCATATTGCTGGGGTAGAAGATGTATGCCTGGGTAAAGAGCGCTTGGATTTGGTACTGAAGCAATTACCTAGCAATGGGGCGGCGATTCTATTGGCACATGAACCAGACTTTGCTGATAGGAGTGCTGTCACAGGTAGGTTTGATTTGCAACTATCTGGACACTCTCACGCCGGGCAAGTTCGCCTGCCTTTCCTTAAGCCACTTATCCTTCCCAACTTGGCACATAAGTATTACTCAGGATGCTATTTAGTTAGAAATATGCTTCTGTATACTAACAAGGGCATTGGAATGACTGGATTGCATCTGCGATTTGGTTCACGTCCAGAGATTACCGTGTTGACTTTGGTTGCAACTGGTTAA
- a CDS encoding HigA family addiction module antitoxin yields the protein MRVPKNRPPSHPGEILLKDFLEPMGISQRELADAIHVPYQRINEVVNQKRGITPSTALRLAKFFGNSSEFWLNLQQNWELYRVLKEEEAELKTIVQFNNSETTA from the coding sequence ATGAGAGTTCCAAAAAATAGGCCTCCCTCACATCCTGGCGAAATATTACTCAAAGATTTCCTAGAGCCAATGGGAATATCACAGCGAGAACTTGCAGATGCAATTCACGTTCCTTATCAGCGAATTAATGAGGTTGTAAATCAAAAGCGGGGTATTACGCCTAGTACAGCACTACGGTTAGCAAAATTTTTTGGGAATAGTTCAGAGTTTTGGTTAAACCTCCAACAGAACTGGGAACTTTACCGTGTTCTGAAGGAAGAAGAAGCGGAATTAAAAACTATTGTACAGTTCAATAATTCTGAAACAACGGCTTGA
- a CDS encoding TIGR03792 family protein, with amino-acid sequence MAKDTDLQHCIEILKIKVPSAQREEYIQKDAEIWTAALSNYPGFLGKQVWLNPKDSTEVILVIHWESREHWKAISLAELEAIEQKFNQELGFNSEILEVCEYHVHKFTSEVKSNP; translated from the coding sequence ATGGCGAAAGATACAGATTTACAACACTGTATAGAAATACTCAAAATTAAAGTACCATCTGCACAACGAGAAGAATACATTCAAAAAGATGCAGAAATTTGGACAGCAGCACTAAGTAATTATCCTGGCTTTCTTGGCAAGCAAGTTTGGCTTAACCCCAAAGATTCTACAGAGGTAATTTTGGTAATTCACTGGGAAAGCCGCGAGCATTGGAAAGCTATTTCACTAGCTGAACTAGAAGCTATAGAACAAAAATTTAACCAAGAACTGGGATTTAACAGTGAGATATTAGAGGTATGTGAGTATCATGTACATAAATTTACTTCAGAAGTCAAATCAAATCCTTAA
- the bchI gene encoding magnesium chelatase ATPase subunit I, with amino-acid sequence MSPTAVATAAARRVVFPFTAIVGQSEMKLALILNVIDPKIGGVMIMGDRGTGKSTTIRALADLLPEIPVVANDPFNSHPSDPDLMGDEIRQKLENGEDIPVVQKKVQMVDLPLGATEDRVCGTIDIEKALSEGVKAFEPGLLAKANRGILYVDEVNLLDDHLVDVLLDSAASGWNTVEREGISIRHPARFVLVGSGNPEEGELRPQLLDRFGMHAEIHTVKEPTLRVQIVEQRAEFDQNPPEFLEKYKSQQEELQQRIINAQELLPSVNIDYDLRVKISEVCSELDVDGLRGDIVSNRAAKALTAFEGRTEVTVDDIRRVITLCLRHRLRKDPLESIDSGYKVEKAFARVFGVELPENSVETNGTSQIKTGVR; translated from the coding sequence GTGAGTCCTACTGCTGTTGCTACCGCTGCTGCGCGTCGCGTGGTATTTCCTTTTACGGCAATTGTCGGCCAGTCAGAAATGAAACTGGCTCTAATATTGAACGTGATTGACCCTAAAATTGGTGGTGTTATGATTATGGGCGATCGCGGTACTGGTAAATCTACAACCATCCGGGCATTGGCTGACTTATTGCCAGAAATCCCTGTAGTTGCTAACGATCCCTTCAACAGCCACCCCAGCGATCCCGATTTGATGGGCGATGAAATCCGTCAAAAATTAGAAAACGGAGAGGATATTCCCGTTGTTCAGAAAAAAGTTCAAATGGTTGATTTACCATTGGGTGCTACAGAAGATAGGGTTTGCGGCACTATTGATATTGAAAAAGCTTTATCTGAAGGTGTGAAAGCCTTTGAACCGGGACTTTTGGCTAAAGCAAATCGGGGTATTCTTTATGTGGATGAAGTTAACCTACTTGATGATCACTTGGTAGATGTACTGTTAGACTCTGCCGCTAGTGGTTGGAACACAGTAGAGCGAGAAGGTATTTCCATCCGTCACCCAGCACGCTTCGTGCTCGTCGGCTCCGGTAACCCAGAAGAAGGCGAACTTCGTCCACAGTTACTCGATCGCTTTGGAATGCACGCGGAAATCCATACAGTCAAAGAACCTACTTTGCGAGTGCAAATTGTCGAACAAAGGGCAGAATTTGACCAAAATCCCCCAGAATTTCTAGAAAAATACAAATCACAGCAAGAGGAACTGCAACAACGCATTATCAATGCCCAAGAACTTTTGCCCTCGGTTAATATTGACTATGACTTGCGGGTGAAGATTTCCGAAGTTTGTTCTGAATTAGATGTAGATGGTTTGCGGGGTGACATTGTTAGCAATCGTGCTGCCAAAGCTTTAACAGCCTTTGAAGGGCGCACCGAAGTTACAGTTGATGATATTCGCCGCGTCATCACTCTGTGTTTGCGTCACAGATTGCGCAAAGATCCCTTAGAGTCAATCGATTCTGGTTATAAGGTAGAAAAAGCTTTCGCACGTGTATTTGGTGTAGAATT